The Anomaloglossus baeobatrachus isolate aAnoBae1 unplaced genomic scaffold, aAnoBae1.hap1 Scaffold_2533, whole genome shotgun sequence region gaagtaagatgcaccaaattcaataGGAGGCGTGCACCTTTCATTGAATTTGCCGTACCTTACAACTGTTATGTGTGCTGCCAGGAATATACTCCAGTCAgtgactggagtacatttctggcaaaaaaaaaagccaCTTTTTTCACGTACATTATGATAAATTTGTCGGGCAGCCATGaacatgcaccgttctgcacaagcTCTGTCCACTTTCCTTTCACTTGGacataaaaaaaataatcacaaaatATTTGTGGAAGAGTTGCATAAAACATTTGTGACATTTCAAGAATTTTTATATCAAAACTCTGGCAAAAACTCTGTGATGAACTTGAGTCCAGTGTGTAGAGATTTTGCCATTACTGagctaggagatgacagttggtgctcacatAATTctatggagagagagggagaagctgGAGGTAGGCACAGATATTATACTGTTCACCTGTAGCGACAAACGATGTCACTGGTCTCTCGGTGATGTCACTTAACCTTTAGCATTGGTCCctttgtgatgtcatgtgaccttTAGAATGTGGTCCCTTTGTGATGTCATAGAACAGTCATCAGAATGTCGCTGCAGCCTGAATATCGTCCATTTGTATTCATCACTTAGTGGGTGAAGGCGATTTTTACTTGCGCTTAGCAAATTTTGGTGTTATATAAATTATAAGACCGATTAATAAAAGGCCTGTTACAGGAGTAGTTCCAGGAGCCATCCGGGAGCGCTctagaggtggacaggaccttcctcagcccagaatttcatctatggagctgaatatggagagtttgaggaagagaaagagagagggaagagatgaggtgccaaaaaaaagaaaaatagaaacatcagagggtgaaaaagatggcatcaaccaaagccttatcaaggctCCAAAAAGatctggaagcccgatacaggagagtatcgagagcaagaggaaaagggaagaagcgatgggggacaaagctgatgatgAATCCAGCGTGTCCCCCAAAGCCGAACCtgagctgaatatggagagtttgaggaagagaaagagagagagcatagatgaggtgccaaaaaaaaggagaatagaaacatcagagggtgaaaaagatggcaccaaccaaagcaTTATGAAGGCTTCAAAGAGACCTGGAAGCCCAATACAGGAGATTATTGAGAGTaagaggaaaaggggagaagcgatgggggacaaagctgatgatggatccagtGTGTCCCCCAAAGATGACACTGAGCAGCTGTCAGGTGAGTGAAGATCTAAGACTCCGAGAGCCAATAGCAACCCCAATGTAGTAATTGATGGAATTGTGAACCTTTAGAATACCCCACCTATTATGATTTTTGTGCCTTTTCTCTTTGATACCCCCTAATATTGTTCTACCCTATGTTGTAATTGCTATAGGAGGCCACATTAGCATTATATAGGAATAATACATCTTATTTGTCCTCTTTCCATCAGGGACAACCCCAGCTGAATCCCCCATCATTGTGACTGGActggagagcttcaccttccataaaatccTTGGAGAAGGCGGATAtggtaaagtaagtattaggaaTTGTGGTGACGTCTTCCTCATGTGTGTGATGTGGAGAAGTAATATGACTCTAGGAACATCACTGCTTCACATCTTCTTGTCATGTCTCATGGCAGGACGGACCTTTCCTCCAGTTCTAATGCTCTGTATCCTCCAGGTCATGTTGGCCACACATCAGGCCTCCCAACAACAAGTGGCAGTGAAGATGGTGAAGAAGAGGCGCCTACTTCACAAATCAAGAGACAAGATCCTGATAGAACGACAGGTCctggagatgactaggaagagtccaCTCTTTACACAGGCTTTttccaccttccagtcccaggtaatCCCTCCATAATTACTCCTATATTTACCACTCTATAGTTACCCCTATATAATGtatatcacttgtaaggccacatctggaatatgggattcagttttgggctccacattttaaaaaggatgttCAGAAGTTAGTCTGTTCAAAGACAGCAACTATATTATTCCAAGGAATGGAGGCCGaacatatgatgagaggtggaaaa contains the following coding sequences:
- the LOC142262943 gene encoding protein kinase C delta type-like; amino-acid sequence: MELNMESLRKRKREGRDEVPKKRKIETSEGEKDGINQSLIKAPKRSGSPIQESIESKRKREEAMGDKADDESSVSPKAEPELNMESLRKRKRESIDEVPKKRRIETSEGEKDGTNQSIMKASKRPGSPIQEIIESKRKRGEAMGDKADDGSSVSPKDDTEQLSGTTPAESPIIVTGLESFTFHKILGEGGYGKVMLATHQASQQQVAVKMVKKRRLLHKSRDKILIERQVLEMTRKSPLFTQAFSTFQSQDYLFYVMEYLSGGDLYGIMSNNAPFPIAVTRFLAAELICGLQYLHSRGIIHRDIKPENILLDSTGHLKIADFGLAVMNIFGDTKTSGWAGTQVYMAPEILQEKPYNTAVDWFSAGVVIYEMATGRHPFYRGKTDETTIKAINNDAPVFPRKMDPQVKAIIKGLLDKDSESRQKFVDNIRDHPFFMEINWTDIEEATACPPFQLPPVTTSDDI